Proteins encoded within one genomic window of Psilocybe cubensis strain MGC-MH-2018 chromosome 2, whole genome shotgun sequence:
- a CDS encoding Ribonucleoside-diphosphate reductase small chain, with protein MDSLRSTLMEWLLVKDPRRFVIFPIRYTTIWRAYKHAITTLWEAQYTGLSSDYKEWKQCLSPAQRYVGVVFFKNSIASHGMHTRILDILSKEITVPEAHCFFSVSSRRSLCFNSENVHKEAMAKITHGLTRLRMEGCTDDWGLLHHKKKFVDMWLMPLVYPFSERLLIVIFIQGVFGISLSRILQWFSSKDYLPAMMSTYTRILNDRECHIDFVSLLFYHLKRRPLAGFVYEFVGVIVNIEKGFGNALLNMLNVDILESDMNRYIEYKTDALIVSLGYKPMYGTSNKVFILP; from the exons ATGGATTCATTACGCTCGACTTTGATG GAGTGGTTACTCGTCAAGGACCCCCGGCGGTTTGTTATATTTCCCATCCGCTATACAACG ATTTGGAGAGCTTATAAACATGCCATTACGACACTATGGGAAGCTCAATACACTGGTTTATCATCAGATTACAAAGAGTGGAAGCAGTGCTTGTCACCCGCACAGCGATATGTTGGGGTTGTTTTCTTCAAGAACTCTATAGCTTCCCATGGAATGCACACGAGAATATTGGATATACTTTCCAAGGAAATCACAGTACCCGAAGCGCATTGTTTTTTTTCGGTTTCTAGTCG TCGTTCATTATGTTTTAATAGCGAGAACGTTCATAAAGAGGCGATGGCCAAAATTACGCATGGCCTTACCAGGCTCCGAATGGAAGGTTGTACTGATGATTGGGGACTATTGCATCACAAGAAGAAATTTGTGGACATGTGGTTGATGCCTTTGGTATATCCTTTTTCGGAGCGGTtgctcatcgtcatctttattcaaggagtcttTGGTATTTCTCTGTCTCGAATTCTACAATGGTTTTCTTCCAAGGATTATCTGCCGGCTATGATGTCTACTTACACTCGAATTTTAAACGATCGGGAATGTCACATAGATTTTGTGTCGCTACTTTTTTACCACCTAAAGAGACGTCCATTGGCCGGTTTTGTTTACGAATTTGTTGGGGTTATTGTAAACATTGAAAAGGGTTTCGGTAATG CTTTACTCAATATGCTCAATGTAGACATTCTAGAAAGCGATATGAACCGGTATATAGAATACAAAACAGATGCCCTTATTGTATCCTTAGGATACAAGCCAATGTACGGTACGAGTAACAAAGTATTTATTCTTCCATGA
- a CDS encoding Ribonucleoside-diphosphate reductase subunit M2 — MALTKSMIDRPTHFTLLSSSSEKVLQSPTWDVYKRMSSSFWTVDTIDLETLTESWDLELDHNQRHIFGLALMVLLPRRLGRSPIVDSIYQSLDLFEARCAMDVRTMNENIYHGVISELMSGLITDYAEMDRISSAIHGSTYYAQMQDWVMTWASKTSANANGSLVDRVLALAVSAGIFNSSAYTILSSSDALVEVPELSHAITMIQSSNHLFLDFVCHLFSGFSKKPCQSHVMQIVLRAVDIEKQMVLELFPLDIIGLTDTEMWWYIEFTADCLLCHLGFTPYFEIDNPFLFAPRRVGPPERVAGHNYELFRFKYIPRMDS; from the exons ACTTGGGATGTATATAAGCGAATGTCGAGCTCCTTCTGGACTGTAGACACCATCGACCTCGAGACTTTGACAGAAAGTTGGGATCTTGAACTCGACCACAACCAGCGCCATATATTCGGTCTTGCATTGATGGTGTTATTACCACGTCGTTTGGGCAGGTCACCGATAGTTGATAGTATATATCAATCCCTTGACCTGTTTGAAGCGCGATGTGCTATGGACGTTCGTACTATGAA TGAAAATATATACCATGGTGTTATATCTGAACTCATGTCTGGTTTGATCACCGACTATGCCGAGATGGACCGTATATCCTCTGCCATACACGGGTCTACGTATTATGCTCAGATGCAAGACTGGGTAATGACATGGGCATCTAAAACGTCCGCGAATGCTAACGGTTCCCTCGTGGATCGGGTGCTTGCTCTGGCCGTCAGCGCTGGTATCTTCAACTCTTCCGCTTACACTATACTGTCGAGCTCGGACGCATTGGTCGAGGTACCGGAACTTAGTCATGCGATAACGATGATACAATCATCTAACCACTTATTCCTGGACTTTGTCTGTCACTTATTTTCCGGGTTTTCCAAGAAGCCGTGCCAGAGCCATGTCATGCAGATCGTTCTTCGTGCCGTTGACATCGAGAAACAAATGGTTTTAG AGCTCTTCCCGTTGGATATTATAGGGCTAACCGACACTGAAATGTGGTGGTACATCGAGTTTACGGCCGATTGTCTGTTATGTCATTTGGGTTTTACGCCTTATTTCGAGATTGATAATCCA TTCCTCTTTGCACCTCGTAGAGTCGGCCCACCCGAGCGCGTCGCTGGTCATAACTATGAACTTTTTAGGTTCAAGT ATATCCCAAGGATGGATAGTTAG